In a genomic window of Bemisia tabaci chromosome 1, PGI_BMITA_v3:
- the LOC109043955 gene encoding uncharacterized protein isoform X1, whose protein sequence is MIFFKNPTLNLGDLITMGDPTSNSASKDSVPQAMAFTVHFDNQKQSNNLGSNKFIKRHIRNLSLPLTNVYPSNIPADGGKMKKAGNHSEGYFSSDAEDDMKKSQTKFDEDLESPSSLPTEKLLVSPNEPHNFLINHSDQSDTESSHSETGTYTIDKEDQEVIKARLSIDKVFGVTEKIVNNCKREDSSWINDWASNVVRHNQQKVIPQNQPHRKSFGGFTKIPSPESHLLKRPLSTEKNQNLLKLDRTIAAKPQKFSPKLISKKLSSQPIEDFSDSSFETESFLRETQEIVSALENRVSLSVDSEGDSDPDLTVQNTSPKHYSGKILNKNEQSDSSCSESSSQIKAPVSDKPADKSQSTRYNRAFSLRKGRLDKPIEKPKPPHSPVAKPKPKSVIEVNKSPGILPPNLRQVASARPANTFSRTDCGRFSMRTSSTKPASPAVSTPKNVVNKSNPVKKKNFTPTTNGRSNSTLSLKEVEFQNWKRRKSYDPMKAAAEGRLKQVAAKKQSTDIMSQSVTSVEPTPKSPGNPVLRSASFHGVQQPSNNALISSEEDDEEMTISVNGDEYEWPVLQAAKSSQEPACQGSRISLHSNISLKSYSSRHTAASENCIDSDLIQVVLKLSNKLKGNSSALLKKLRILYDEDKVKCHQISSEIEQLECTSFPNSPSHSNPSLDLAKTFQNLKKISNFISVLDEVLFDEEEEFA, encoded by the exons AtgattttctttaagaatccaA CTCTGAATCTTGGTGACCTAATCACCATGGGAGACCCAACTAGTAACAGTGCAAGCAAAGATTCAGTTCCTCAGGCGATGGCCTTCACTGTCCATTTTGATAATCAGAAACAGAGCAACAACCTGGGTTCCAACAAATTTATCAAACGTCATATTAGGAACCTATCCCTCCCGCTAACAAATGTGTATCCCAGCAACATTCCAGCCGATGGAGGTAAGATGAAAAAAGCAGGGAATCATTCCGAAGGATACTTCTCTAGTGATGCAGAGGATGACATGAAAAAAAGTCAAACAAAATTCGATGAAGATTTGGAATCACCCAGCTCTTTACCAACAGAGAAGCTACTTGTCTCTCCCAATGAACCGCACAATTTTCTGATCAACCATTCGGATCAGTCAGATACTGAATCTTCACATAGTGAAACTGGAACGTAtacgatagataaagaagatcAGGAAGTAATCAAAGCCCGCTTGAGTATTGacaag GTATTTGGAGTGACcgaaaaaattgtcaacaacTGCAAAAGAGAGGACAGTAGCTGGATCAATGACTGGGCCTCGAATGTTGTTCGCCACAACCAGCAAAAAGTTATCCCTCAAAATCAGCCACATCGGAAGTCCTTCGGCGGGTTCACAAAAATTCCATCACCTGAGTCTCACCTCTTAAAACGTCCTTTATCAActgagaaaaatcaaaacttacTGAAACTAGACCGTACCATAGCTGCCAAACCtcaaaaatttagtccaaaattaattagtaaaaaattatCGAGTCAGCCAATAGAAGACTTTAGCGATAGTAGCTTTGAGACTGAGAGTTTCTTGAGGGAGACGCAAGAAATTGTATCTGCCCTCGAAAATCGAGTCAGTCTGTCTGTAGATTCTGAGGGGGATTCCGATCCAGATTTAACCGTACAGAACACCTCACCTAAGCATTATTCTGGTaagattttaaacaaaaatgaacaatcGGACAGCAGTTGTAGTGAATCGTCTAGTCAGATAAAAGCGCCCGTGTCCGATAAACCTGCAGATAAATCTCAGTCCACTCGATACAATAGAGCTTTTAG TTTGAGAAAAGGAAGACTTGATAAACCCATAGAAAAACCAAAACCTCCTCACTCACCAGTGGCAAAACCAAAACCTAAAAGTGTGATAGAAGTCAATAAAAGCCCTGGAATCCTCCCGCCAAACTTGCGACAAGTTGCATCTGCCCGCCCTGCAAACACCTTTTCAAGGACTGACTGTGGAAGATTCAGTATGCGCACTTCTTCTACAAAGCCTGCT AGTCCTGCTGTCTCCACCCCCAAAAATGTTGTCAATAAAAGTAACCCTgtcaagaagaaaaattttacacCAACAACGAATGGCCGCAGCAATTCCACTCTCTCTCTGAAGGAAGTGGAGTTCCAAAACTGGAAACGACGCAAAAGCTATGATCCAATGAAAGCTGCTGCTGAGGGACGATTGAAGCAAGTTGCTGCTAAGAAGCAATCAACGGATATTATGTCCCAATCTGTGACAAGCGTGGAGCCCACTCCTAAGAG CCCTGGGAATCCAGTTTTGCGTTCAGCATCATTCCATGGTGTTCAACAGCCTTCTAACAATGCCCTCATATCCTCAGAAGAAGATGATGAGGAAATGACGATATCTGTCAATGGAGATGAATATGAATGGCCAGTTCTTCAAGCCGCAAAG tccTCTCAAGAACCAGCTTGTCAAGGTAGTAGAATATCTCTGCACAGTAACATCTCTTTAAAGTCCTATTCTTCAAGACATACTGCTGCATCAGAG AATTGTATCGACAGTGATCTGATCCAAGTTGTCTTAAAACTCTCCAATAAACTGAAAGGAAACTCCTCAGCATTGCTAAAAAAACTTAG AATCTTATATGATGAAGACAAAGTGAAGTGTCATCAAATTTCCTCGGAGATTGAGCAACTGGAGTGCACAAGTTTTCCTAATTCTCCTTCACACTCAAATCCATCTTTGGATCTTGCTAAAACGTTccaaaacctcaaaaaaattagtaatttcaTCAGTG tcctGGATGAAGTGTTATTCGACGAGGAAGAAGAGTTTGCATAA
- the LOC109043955 gene encoding uncharacterized protein isoform X2 yields MGDPTSNSASKDSVPQAMAFTVHFDNQKQSNNLGSNKFIKRHIRNLSLPLTNVYPSNIPADGGKMKKAGNHSEGYFSSDAEDDMKKSQTKFDEDLESPSSLPTEKLLVSPNEPHNFLINHSDQSDTESSHSETGTYTIDKEDQEVIKARLSIDKVFGVTEKIVNNCKREDSSWINDWASNVVRHNQQKVIPQNQPHRKSFGGFTKIPSPESHLLKRPLSTEKNQNLLKLDRTIAAKPQKFSPKLISKKLSSQPIEDFSDSSFETESFLRETQEIVSALENRVSLSVDSEGDSDPDLTVQNTSPKHYSGKILNKNEQSDSSCSESSSQIKAPVSDKPADKSQSTRYNRAFSLRKGRLDKPIEKPKPPHSPVAKPKPKSVIEVNKSPGILPPNLRQVASARPANTFSRTDCGRFSMRTSSTKPASPAVSTPKNVVNKSNPVKKKNFTPTTNGRSNSTLSLKEVEFQNWKRRKSYDPMKAAAEGRLKQVAAKKQSTDIMSQSVTSVEPTPKSPGNPVLRSASFHGVQQPSNNALISSEEDDEEMTISVNGDEYEWPVLQAAKSSQEPACQGSRISLHSNISLKSYSSRHTAASENCIDSDLIQVVLKLSNKLKGNSSALLKKLRILYDEDKVKCHQISSEIEQLECTSFPNSPSHSNPSLDLAKTFQNLKKISNFISVLDEVLFDEEEEFA; encoded by the exons ATGGGAGACCCAACTAGTAACAGTGCAAGCAAAGATTCAGTTCCTCAGGCGATGGCCTTCACTGTCCATTTTGATAATCAGAAACAGAGCAACAACCTGGGTTCCAACAAATTTATCAAACGTCATATTAGGAACCTATCCCTCCCGCTAACAAATGTGTATCCCAGCAACATTCCAGCCGATGGAGGTAAGATGAAAAAAGCAGGGAATCATTCCGAAGGATACTTCTCTAGTGATGCAGAGGATGACATGAAAAAAAGTCAAACAAAATTCGATGAAGATTTGGAATCACCCAGCTCTTTACCAACAGAGAAGCTACTTGTCTCTCCCAATGAACCGCACAATTTTCTGATCAACCATTCGGATCAGTCAGATACTGAATCTTCACATAGTGAAACTGGAACGTAtacgatagataaagaagatcAGGAAGTAATCAAAGCCCGCTTGAGTATTGacaag GTATTTGGAGTGACcgaaaaaattgtcaacaacTGCAAAAGAGAGGACAGTAGCTGGATCAATGACTGGGCCTCGAATGTTGTTCGCCACAACCAGCAAAAAGTTATCCCTCAAAATCAGCCACATCGGAAGTCCTTCGGCGGGTTCACAAAAATTCCATCACCTGAGTCTCACCTCTTAAAACGTCCTTTATCAActgagaaaaatcaaaacttacTGAAACTAGACCGTACCATAGCTGCCAAACCtcaaaaatttagtccaaaattaattagtaaaaaattatCGAGTCAGCCAATAGAAGACTTTAGCGATAGTAGCTTTGAGACTGAGAGTTTCTTGAGGGAGACGCAAGAAATTGTATCTGCCCTCGAAAATCGAGTCAGTCTGTCTGTAGATTCTGAGGGGGATTCCGATCCAGATTTAACCGTACAGAACACCTCACCTAAGCATTATTCTGGTaagattttaaacaaaaatgaacaatcGGACAGCAGTTGTAGTGAATCGTCTAGTCAGATAAAAGCGCCCGTGTCCGATAAACCTGCAGATAAATCTCAGTCCACTCGATACAATAGAGCTTTTAG TTTGAGAAAAGGAAGACTTGATAAACCCATAGAAAAACCAAAACCTCCTCACTCACCAGTGGCAAAACCAAAACCTAAAAGTGTGATAGAAGTCAATAAAAGCCCTGGAATCCTCCCGCCAAACTTGCGACAAGTTGCATCTGCCCGCCCTGCAAACACCTTTTCAAGGACTGACTGTGGAAGATTCAGTATGCGCACTTCTTCTACAAAGCCTGCT AGTCCTGCTGTCTCCACCCCCAAAAATGTTGTCAATAAAAGTAACCCTgtcaagaagaaaaattttacacCAACAACGAATGGCCGCAGCAATTCCACTCTCTCTCTGAAGGAAGTGGAGTTCCAAAACTGGAAACGACGCAAAAGCTATGATCCAATGAAAGCTGCTGCTGAGGGACGATTGAAGCAAGTTGCTGCTAAGAAGCAATCAACGGATATTATGTCCCAATCTGTGACAAGCGTGGAGCCCACTCCTAAGAG CCCTGGGAATCCAGTTTTGCGTTCAGCATCATTCCATGGTGTTCAACAGCCTTCTAACAATGCCCTCATATCCTCAGAAGAAGATGATGAGGAAATGACGATATCTGTCAATGGAGATGAATATGAATGGCCAGTTCTTCAAGCCGCAAAG tccTCTCAAGAACCAGCTTGTCAAGGTAGTAGAATATCTCTGCACAGTAACATCTCTTTAAAGTCCTATTCTTCAAGACATACTGCTGCATCAGAG AATTGTATCGACAGTGATCTGATCCAAGTTGTCTTAAAACTCTCCAATAAACTGAAAGGAAACTCCTCAGCATTGCTAAAAAAACTTAG AATCTTATATGATGAAGACAAAGTGAAGTGTCATCAAATTTCCTCGGAGATTGAGCAACTGGAGTGCACAAGTTTTCCTAATTCTCCTTCACACTCAAATCCATCTTTGGATCTTGCTAAAACGTTccaaaacctcaaaaaaattagtaatttcaTCAGTG tcctGGATGAAGTGTTATTCGACGAGGAAGAAGAGTTTGCATAA